The segment CGGATCTGATTCTCCTAGACGATAACTTCGCCACCATCGTGGCGGCCATTGAGGAGGGGCGGAGCATTTACGAGAACATCCAGAAGTTCATCCGCTTCCTCTTCTCCACCAACCTCTCTGAGGTCTTGGTGGTGGCCTTGGGTATGGTGTTTGCCGCCCTCCTCAACCTCAGGGACGAGGCTGGGCACCTCCTTCTTCCCCTCACCGCGGTGCAGATTCTCTGGATCAACCTGGTGACCGATGGCCTTCCTGCCCTTGCCCTGGCCGTGGACCGTAATCCCGGGGTATTGAAGCGGCCGCCTAGGCCCAAGGACAGCCCCCTTTTGGACCCCCCCTCCTTGCGGTTCATCCTCCTCACGGGAACCATCAAGGCCGCCTTTGCCTTGTTGCTCTTGGCCCTTCTGCCGGGATGGGGATATACCCAGGCCCCTTTGGGTGCCGCCGAGGTGGCGCGTACCGCCACCTTCCACTTCATGACCCTGGGCCAGCTCTTCTTCGCTTACGCTGCTCGGCACACTCACCTGATGCCCCTGCCCAACCCGTATTTGCACGGGGCTGTGGCTTTGGGCATCGCCATTCAGCTCCTGCTGGGTACCCTGGCCCCGGGAGTCTTGGAAGCCGTTCCGGTGCCCGCATGGGTCTGGGGGCTGGCCTTGGGTATGGCGCTCCTTGCCTGGCTCATGGCTGAAGGAATAGACCGGTTAGTATGGCGGAAGGAGGTTAAGAGATGAAGGCCAAGGACGCCATGACCAGCCCAGTGGTGAGTGTGCTTCCGGATACCTCCCTGGCGGAGGTGGCCCAGCTGATGTTGAGAAAAGGAATCGGGAGCGTGCTGGTGGTGGACAAAAAGGGCCGCTTGGTGGGCATTGTGACGGAAAGCGATTTCCTTAAGGAACGGGGTGTGCCCTTTTCCACCTTTCGGGCGCCCATGCTTCTAGGTCGCTTCTTGGGTTCCGACGGCTTGGAGGCGATTCTGGCGGAAGCCAGGAGTACCCGGGTAGAGGAGATCATGAGCAGCTCGGTACACGCCGTGGGGCCGGAGGAACCGCTTTTCCGCGTTTTGGAGCTCATGCTGGCTTACGATATCAACCACGTTCCCGTGGTGGATGGGGAGGGTAAGCCCATGGGGATCATCACCCGGTTTGACCTGCTCCGCCTACTCCAGTCCCAGCTATGACCTGGCTGGCCTTTTTGGCGGTGGCCTTGGTCATCCTCCTGGCTGGGCGGCAGGTGGCCTTTTACGGGGATGTGCTATCGGAAAAGACCGGGCTCGGCCGTACCTTTATGGGGCTTTTCCTGGTGGGTATCACCACCAGCCTTCCTGAACTCTTCAACGTCACCAGCGCTGCCCTTCAGGGCCTTCCCGATATCGCCGTGGGGAATCTCCTTGGGGCCAGCATGGTCAACTTTCTTCTGCTCACTGTGCTGGATGCCGTTCATCCCCGTCCCCTCACCGCCCGGGCCAGCCAGGGACACGCCTTGAGCCTGGGACTCGTGGTTCTCCTTTTAGCGGTGGCGGGGCTTGGCCTTTTGGCAGAGCGGGGCCTGGGGCGAGTCGGAGGGTTTGCCCTGGGGCTTTTTCCCCTGTACCTTTTCGCTCTGTGGCTTTCCTTTCGCTACGCCAGGCGTTTCCCCCACGATGAGGCCCTCGAGGAGGAGGCCTACGCCCATATTCCTTTGAGAACGGCCTTAGGACGCTACCTCCTGGGGGCGGGGGTTTTGGTGGGGGCGGCGGTTTTGCTTCCGGATTTGGCCGAGGCCCTGGCCCGGGAAACAGGGCTGGGCCAGGCCTGGGTGGGCACCTTCCTGGTGGGGCTGGTCACCACCTTGCCTGAGGCCACGGTAACCCTGGCGGCCGCCCGCCTGGGGGCGGTGGACTTGGCCTTGGGCAACGCGCTGGGGAGCGTGATGTTTAACACCTTTCTGCTCTCCTATGCGGATGTTCTAACCCCTGGTCCCCTGCTGATCCAGATGGGGGGAAGTCATCTGCTCAGCGTCCTTGTGCTTTTGGGTATGGCAGGGACGGTGCTCACCGGGCTCATGTACCAGAGCCTGAGAAAGCTATGGGTCCTGGCCTACGATTCCTGGGCCATCGTGGCCCTTTACCTGCTTGCGGCTTCGCTTCCGCTGGTGCGGTAGGGGACTACCAAAACCGGTTTGGAGCTTCGCCGGACCACCTCCTGGGTTACGCTACCCAAAAGCACCGCATCCAACCCCGTCCGCCCGTGGGTGGCCATCGCCAGAAGGTCGTGCTTTTCTGCCTCCTTTAGGATGACCTCCGCCGCCCGCCCCTCGAGGAGATGGGCCTCAAACCCCACCCCGAACTCCTCCGCCATCCGGGTGGCCCGGTCCAAGGCGGCCATGCCCTCTTTCCGCATGTCCTCCACCAGGGCCTGGTAGTAGGGAAGGGTTTCCGGGCCCAGGAAAAGCCTTGGCCCTATGGGCTCCAGCACGTAAAGAAAGGCTACCCGGGCCCCCAGGGCCTTGGCCAGGCGGAGCCCCTCCTTTACCCCAGCTTCGGCAGCCGGGCTTCCGTCTGTGGGAAGAAGAAGGCTTCGGTACATGATTTACCCCTCGATGACCACGGGAAGGATCATGGGATCCCGGCCCGTGGCCTTCTTCAGGAACTTTTTCACCGGGAAGTAGATGTCGTCCCGGATGCGTTCCAAAGGTTTCTTTTCTCGCACCCCGTTTCGCAGGGCCTCGAGGGCCATGCGTTTCACCTCGCCCAAAAGCCGTTCCCCGGCCTTCACAAACCCCCGGGAGACCACCTCCACCACCGGGTCCTGCGCGGCCAGGGCGGTGATGACCACAATGCCCTCCTCGGCCATGTGCTGGCGGTCGGCCAGGATCTCCTCGGTGATGTCCCCGACCCCCAGGCCGTCCACATAGAGGACCCCGGAAGGCACCTGGCCCACCTTCTCAAAGGTGTCCCGGGTTAGACGGTAAATGGCCCCATTCTCCCCGATGAGGGTTTTCTCCGGGGGGCGGCTCATGGA is part of the Thermus caldilimi genome and harbors:
- a CDS encoding CBS domain-containing protein; the encoded protein is MKAKDAMTSPVVSVLPDTSLAEVAQLMLRKGIGSVLVVDKKGRLVGIVTESDFLKERGVPFSTFRAPMLLGRFLGSDGLEAILAEARSTRVEEIMSSSVHAVGPEEPLFRVLELMLAYDINHVPVVDGEGKPMGIITRFDLLRLLQSQL
- a CDS encoding sodium:calcium antiporter; this encodes MTWLAFLAVALVILLAGRQVAFYGDVLSEKTGLGRTFMGLFLVGITTSLPELFNVTSAALQGLPDIAVGNLLGASMVNFLLLTVLDAVHPRPLTARASQGHALSLGLVVLLLAVAGLGLLAERGLGRVGGFALGLFPLYLFALWLSFRYARRFPHDEALEEEAYAHIPLRTALGRYLLGAGVLVGAAVLLPDLAEALARETGLGQAWVGTFLVGLVTTLPEATVTLAAARLGAVDLALGNALGSVMFNTFLLSYADVLTPGPLLIQMGGSHLLSVLVLLGMAGTVLTGLMYQSLRKLWVLAYDSWAIVALYLLAASLPLVR
- a CDS encoding universal stress protein, producing the protein MYRSLLLPTDGSPAAEAGVKEGLRLAKALGARVAFLYVLEPIGPRLFLGPETLPYYQALVEDMRKEGMAALDRATRMAEEFGVGFEAHLLEGRAAEVILKEAEKHDLLAMATHGRTGLDAVLLGSVTQEVVRRSSKPVLVVPYRTSGSEAASR